In the Salmo trutta chromosome 33, fSalTru1.1, whole genome shotgun sequence genome, one interval contains:
- the pnn gene encoding pinin → MAVAVGSLQAQLEKAKESLKNVDDNIRKLTGRDPNELRPGQVRRPTIPGVGGGRGRGINLLRRGLSDISGGPGGPPVKQRDIEGALLRLAGDQRGRRDSRHDSDAEDDDDVKKPVLQSSVVATSKERTRRDLIQDQTMDERGKQRNRRMFGLLMGTLQKFKQESNVATDRQKKRIEIEQKLEVQAEQERKKVEGERRELFEERRAKQTELRLLEQKVELAQLQEEWNVHNTKIVKYIRTKTKPPIFFLPGRMCSATQKLLDESQKKMNIMFEERREAFAEHLNKMEARPRRQSQRDTALGKDLKKEDREEGKPTGQVVKVTGNRFDVEMEEEDEATIEEEKKEERDEGVKRKEDRKKKPVEKVGEQESKKGGTKADEMEEAEEDSQDTRIVEFRDVGEQMEATAVVREAEGQARDGDQKMEDSPVEVGNEKGVEEQQPVKVEKEPLHGQDLTAVSDDQEKSIEMQPSEDEEPRTEVATPLLSECNPSVEVSDVVTSMAPEVQIPLLEAGTEPEPLTTEQSQEADQVAIKQTTNAQPAQDDAAAPKELAPPSKEASRGRKKSKDKKGGGGGRSSSSSSSSSSGSSSSGSSGSSSSGSSSRSSSSSGSSSSSSSRSRSRGRKDKKRRRRPSERDRERKKAVVERSHKSSKGSGRESKGSKDKISKSDRKRTTSEGSRSGKRSSRGDRDRKSDRKEKRR, encoded by the exons ACGTGGACTCTCCGACATCAGCGGTGGACCAGGAGGACCCCCAGTGAAACAGAGGGATATTGAAGGGGCCCTCCTGAG GCTGGCCGGTgaccagagagggaggagagattcACGCCATGACAGCGACGCTGAAGATGATGACGATGTCAAAAAG CCAGTGTTGCAGTCATCAGTAGTAGCTACCTCCAAGGAGCGTACACGTCGAGACCTGATCCAGGATCAGACCATGGATGAGAGGGGAAAACAAAG GAATCGACGCATGTTTGGCCTGTTGATGGGAACATTACAGAAATTCAAGCAGGAATCTAATGTGGCAACGGATAGG CAAAAGAAACGCATTGAGATTGAACAAAAATTGGAAGTTCAAGCTGAACAAGAGCGCAAAAAAGTAGAGGGCGAAAGACGAGAGCTCTTTGAGGAGAGACGTGCCAAGCAGACAGAGCTGAGACTGTTGGAACAGAAAGTGGAGCTTGCTCAGTTG CAAGAGGAGTGGAATGTGCACAACACAAAAATTGTCAAGTACATCCGCACAAAGACCAAGCCACCCATCTTCTTTCTGCCTGGGAGGATGTGCTCAGCCACTCAGAAGCTCTTAGATGAGTCTCAGAAAAAAATGAATA TTATGTTTGAGGAGAGACGCGAGGCATTTGCTGAGCATCTGAATAAGATGGAGGCTCGGCCTCGGCGCCAGTCTCAGAGGGACACCGCTCTTGGTAAGGACCTGAAGAAAGAAGATCGAGAGGAGGGTAAGCCCACGGGTCAGGTAGTCAAAGTGACAGGTAACCGGTTTGatgtggagatggaggaggaagatgaggcaACAATAGAGGAGGAAaagaaggaagagagggatgagggtgtAAAGCGTAAGGAGGACAGAAAGAAAAAGCCAGTAGAGAAAGTCGGGGAGCAGGAGTCTAAGAAGGGGGGGACTAAAGCAGATGAGATGGAGGAGGCTGAGGAAGACAGTCAAGACACTAGAATAGTGGAGTTCAGAGATGTGGGGGAGCAGATGGAGGCTACTGCAGTAGTGAGGGAGGCTGAAGGGCAGGCCAGGGATGGGGATCAGAAGATGGAGGATAGTCCAGTGGAGGTAGGTAATGAGAAAGGCGTAGAAGAGCAGCAACCGGTTAAGGTAGAAAAGGAGCCCCTTCACGGTCAGGACCTCACAGCTGTGTCAGACGACCAGGAGAAGAGCATTGAAATGCAACCAAGCGAAGATGAAGAGCCACGTACAGAAGTGGCCACACCCCTGCTCTCAGAGTGCAACCCTAGTGTGGAAGTCTCTGATGTAGTAACATCTATGGCTCCTGAGGTTCAGATCCCCCTACTGGAGGCTGGAACGGAGCCAGAGCCACTCACAACCGAGCAGAGCCAAGAGGCTGATCAAGTTGCCATAAAGCAGACCACTAATGCCCAGCCGGCCCAGGATGATGCTGCGGCTCCCAAGGAGCTGGCGCCCCCGAGCAAGGAAGCCAGCAGGGGACGTAAAAAGTCAAAGGACAAGAAGGGAGGCGGTGGTGGGAGAAGCAGCAGTAGCTCATCTAGCAGCTCCTCCGGCTCCTCGTCCAGTGGGAGCTCCGGCTCCTCCTCTAGTGGCTCCTCCAGCAGGAGCAGCTCCTCCAGTGGCAGCTCCTCCAGCTCTTCTAGCAGGAGCCGCAGCCGAGGGAGGAAGGACAAGAAGCGTAGGAGGAGGCCATccgagagggacagggagaggaagaaggCAGTAGTTGAGAGGAGCCACAAGTCGTCCAAGGGCAGTGGTCGTGAATCCAAAGGTTCCAAAGATAAGATCTCCAAGTCTGACAGGAAGAGGACCACCTCTGAAGGCAGCCGGTCAGGGAAGAGGTCCTCTCGCGGTGACAGGGATCGCAAGTCAGATAGGAAGGAAAAGAGGCGTTAA